One genomic window of Ornithorhynchus anatinus isolate Pmale09 chromosome 10, mOrnAna1.pri.v4, whole genome shotgun sequence includes the following:
- the NACA gene encoding nascent polypeptide-associated complex subunit alpha, producing the protein MPGEATETVPAAEQELPQPQAETGSGTESDSDESVPELEEQDSAQATTQQAQLAAAAEIDEEPVSKAKQSRSEKKARKAMSKLGLRQVTGVTRVTIRKSKNILFVITKPDVYKSPASDTYIVFGEAKIEDLSQQAQLAAAEKFKVQGEAVSNIQENTQTPTVQEESEEEEVDETGVEVKDIELVMSQANVSRAKAVRALKNNSNDIVNAIMELTM; encoded by the exons ATGCCCGGAGAAGCcacggagaccgtccccgccgcCGAGCAGGAGTTGCCTCAGCCGCAGGCCGAGACAG GGTCTGGGACAGAGTCGGACAGCGATGAGTCTGTGCCAGAACTCGAAGAGCAGGACTCGGCACAGGCAACCACACAGCAGGCCCAG CTGGCCGCTGCCGCCGAGATAGATGAAGAACCcgtcagcaaagcaaaacagagccgGAGTGAGAAGAAGGCGCGGAAG GCCATGTCCAAACTCGGCCTTCGCCAGGTCACTGGTGTGACCAGAGTGACCATCCGGAAGTCCAAGAACATCCTCTTTGTCATCACCAAGCCAGATGTCTATAAGAGCCCGGCTTCGGACACCTACATCGTCTTCGGGGAGGCCAAG ATAGAGGACCTGTCCCAGCAGGCCCAACTGGCCGCAGCAGAAAAATTCAAAGTCCAGGGCGAAGCCGTCTCCAATATCCAGGAAAACACACAGACTCCCACTGTCCAGGAGGAGAGCGAAGAGGAAGAG gTTGACGAGACGGGCGTGGAAGTGAAGGACATCGAGCTGGTCATGTCGCAGGCCAACGTGTCCCGGGCCAAGGCCGTGCGCGCGCTGAAGAACAACAGCAACGACATTGTCAACGCCATCATG gAATTGACGATGTGA
- the PRIM1 gene encoding DNA primase small subunit yields MEPFEPAALPELLRVYYRRLFPFSQYYRWLSYGRVEKRYFQHREFSFTLKDDVYIRYQSFSTQAELEKEMQKLSPYKIDVGAVYSHRPSQHNTVKPGAFQAQEKELVFDIDMTDYDDVRLCCSSAEICPKCWTLMTMAIHILDRALKEDFGFQHRLWVYSGRRGVHCWVCDASARKLSPAVRSGIVEYLSLVKGGREMVKKVHVGEKVHPFVRRSVSLVEDYFEDYAVDGQDFLASKERWDKVIALVPEALRETLQSDLPKLPGSRQRWHHLKKVLEQHQKATRPVSRSDWEVMLQLCFPRLDANVSKSLGHLLKSPFSVHPKTGRISVPIDLQAVDQFDPWAVPTISSLCHELDAIEGEEEVAAGDELEVSARRRARDYKKTSLGPYVQVFERFLDGLDQAHRGELLQRSDAQRDF; encoded by the exons ATGGAGCCCTTTGAGCCGGCGGCGCTGCCGGAGCTGCTGCGGGTCTATTACCGccgcctcttccccttctcccagtaTTACCGCTGGCTCAGCTATGGCCgag TGGAGAAGAGGTACTTCCAGCACCGAGAATTCTCCTTCACGCTCAAGGACGACGTGTACATCCGCTACCAGTCGTTCAGCACACAGGCCGAACTggagaaggagatgcagaagcTGAGTCCCTACAAGATCGACGTCGGAGCCGTCTACTCACACAGG CCCAGTCAGCACAACACAGTGAAGCCGGGGGCTTTCCAGGCCCAGGAGAAAGAGCTCGTGTTTGATATTGACATGACAGACTACGATGACGTCAGGCTGTGTTGCAG cTCTGCAGAGATCTGCCCCAAGTGCTGGACTCTCATGACCATGGCCATCCACATCCTGGACCGGGCCCTGAAGG AAGACTTTGGGTTCCAGCACCGCCTGTGGGTGTACTCGGGCAGGAGAGGCGTCCACTGCTGGGTCTGTGATGCCTCGGCCAGGAAGCTATCTCCGGCCGTGCGTTCGGGCATCGTTGAGTACCTGAGCCTCGTCAAG GGAGGCCGAGAGATGGTGAAGAAAGTCCATGTCGGGGAGAAGGTTCACCCGTTCGTCAG GCGGTCAGTAAGCTTGGTGGAAGATTACTTCGAAGACTATGCTGTGGATGGCCAGGACTTCCTGGCCAGCAAGGAGCGTTGGGACAAGGTCATCGCCCTCGTACCGGAAG CGCTGCGCGAGACCCTgcagagcgacttgcccaagctccccgGCTCCCGGCAGCGCTGGCATCACCTGAAGAAGGTGCTGGAGCAGCACCAA AAGGCCACCCGGCCGGTATCACGGTCGGATTGGGAGGTGATGCTGCAGCTGTGTTTCCCCCGCCTGGACGCCAACGTCAGCAAGAGCCTCGGCCACCTGCTCAAGAGCCCGTTCAGCGTCCACCCCAAGACCG gccgaATTTCTGTCCCCATTGACCTGCAGGCAGTGGATCAGTTCGACCCCTGGGCCGTCCCCACCATCAG TAGTCTCTGCCACGAGCTGGATGCCatcgagggggaggaggaggtggcggcgGGGGACGAATTGGAGGTCAGCGCCAGGCGTCGAGCTCGAG ATTACAAGAAAACCAGCCTGGGCCCCTACGTGCAGGTGTTTGAGCGTTTCCTCGATGGGCTGGACCAGGCCCACAGGGGCGAGCTTCTCCAGAGGAGTG ATGCTCAGAGAGACTTCTGA
- the PTGES3 gene encoding prostaglandin E synthase 3, translated as MQPASAKWYDRRDYVFIEFCVEDSKDVNVNFEKSKLTFSCLGGGDNFKHLNEIDLFQYIDPNDSKHKRTDRSILCCLRKGESGQSWPRLTKERAKLNWLSVDFNNWKDWEDDSDEDLSNFDRFSEMMNNMGGDEDVDLPEVDGVDDDSPDSDDEKMPDLE; from the exons AT gCAGCCAGCCTCTGCCAAGTGGTACGACCGGCGGGACTATGTGTTCATCGAGTTCTGTGTGGAGGACAGTAAAGATGTTAACGTCAACTTTGAAAAGTCCAAGCTTACGTTCAG CTGTCTGGGTGGAGGTGATAACTTTAAACATTTAAACGAAATTGACCTTTTCCAGTATATCGATCCAAAC GACTCCAAGCATAAAAGAACAGATCGATCGATCCTCTGCTGTTTACGGAAAGGCGAGTCTGGCCAGTCGTGGCCGAGGCTAACCAAAGAGAGGGCAAAG CTCAACTGGCTCAGCGTGGACTTCAACAACTGGAAAGACTGGGAAGATGACTCAGACGAAGATTTGTCCAATTTCGATCGTTTCTCTGAG ATGATGAACAACATGGGGGGCGACGAAGACGTGGACCTGCCGGAGGTGGACGGCGTGGATGAC GACTCGCCAGACAGCGATGATGAAA AAATGCCCGATCTGGAGTAA
- the LOC100091602 gene encoding retinol dehydrogenase 7-like: MEKFQLLISSGPLPEGNFYFGCQLLHRSPLAARSISTIERKKDIQTQQRCLSLPLGEPGRAAGRAGLGREPNWRRVGRCCEDHVAVVVAVLRVAAAVLWRLWRWQREQQMVGQLHDRFVLITGCDSGFGYLLATKLDQRGLRVLAACLTERGAERLRQEASGRLQTVLLDVTRPESVRAMAQWAQETVGERGLWGLVNNAGIAMPVAPNEWLTKEDFVKVLDVNLLGLIDVTLTLLPLVKRARGRIVNVSSVLGRLSLFGGGYCVSKFGVEAFSDSLRRELFPFGVKVAIIEPGNFRTQILPPENVHTLVATIWSRAPPGARESYGDVYMESYWRGLERLISGGQTDLAPVYGSMTHALTAVHPRSRYVPGRDARFIYLPLSYLPTSLSDLLLRGFLSNMRPAQAN, translated from the exons ATGGAGAAATTTCAACTGCTCATCTCCTCAGGACCCCTCCCTGAGGGAAATTTCTACTTTGGGTGTCAATTACTCCACAG GTCACCTCTGGCTGCA cgctcaataagtacgattgaaaggAAAAAAGACATTCAG ACCCAGCAGCGCTGTCTGTCCCTGCCTCTTGGGGAACCAGGTCGGGCAGCAGGCCGGGCGGGCTTGGGCCGCGAACCCAACTGGAGGAG GGTGGGCCGGTGCTGCGAGGACCATGTGGCTGTGGTTGTGGCTGTGTTGCGGGTGGCGGCGGCGGTGCTGTGGCGGCTGTGGCGTTGGCAGCGGGAGCAACAGATGGTGGGGCAGCTGCATGACCGGTTCGTGCTCATCACGGGCTGCGACTCGGGCTTCGGCTACCTGCTGGCCACAAAGCTGGACCAGCGCGGGCTGCGGGTGCTGGCCGCCTGCCTGACGGAGCGCGGGGCCGAGCGGCTGCGGCAGGAGGCGTCCGGGAGGCTGCAGACGGTGCTGCTCGACGTGACCCGACCTGAGAGCGTCCGGGCGATGGCCCAGTGGGCCCAGGAGACCGTGGGCGAGCGAG GGCTCTGGGGCCTGGTGAACAACGCGGGCATCGCCATGCCAGTGGCCCCCAACGAGTGGTTGACCAAGGAGGACTTCGTCAAAGTGCTGGACGTCAACCTCCTGGGGCTGATCGACGTGACGCTCACCCTGCTGCCCCTGGTCAAGCGGGCCCGAGGCCGCATCGTCAACGTGTCCAGCGTCCTGGGCCGCCTGTCCCTCTTTGGCGGCGGCTACTGCGTCTCCAAGTTTGGTGTGGAAGCCTTCTCAGACAGCCTGCG GCGTGAACTTTTTCCCTTCGGTGTCAAAGTGGCCATCATCGAACCGGGCAACTTCCGGACCCAAATCCTACCGCCGGAAAACGTGCACACGTTGGTAGCCACCATCTGGAGCCGTGCTCCCCCCGGGGCCAGGGAGAGCTATGGGGATGTCTACATGGAGAGCT aTTGGCGGGGCCTGGAGCGCCTTATTTCCGGGGGCCAGACCGACCTGGCCCCAGTGTATGGCAGCATGACCCACGCGCTGACGGCTGTCCACCCTCGGAGCCGCTACGTTCCTGGCCGCGACGCCCGGTTCATCTATCTGCCCCTGTCCTATCTGCCCACATCACTGAGCGACCTCCTGCTCAGAGGCTTCCTGAGCAACATGCGCCCGGCACAGGCCAATTAG